In Mycobacterium sp. ITM-2016-00317, the genomic window ACCGAGATCCGCGATAATCGCGGCACTCCGGCGGCACCGTTGGGAGACGACGAGCTCGGGACGAAGTTCCTCAGCCTCGTCGTCCCGGTCCTGGGCTCTGCGCGCGCCGAAGCTCTTCTCGAGGAATGCTGGCGATTCGACGAGTCGACAGATGCGTCAACGCTCTCGCCAATACGGTGCCGCCGACCGGTGCCTGATGCGCGGCGGCCGGCTGATCAGGTCGACGGACCGGCCTCGATCAGCTGACCGGTGACACCGAACGCGGCTGCTGAGGCCAGGAACGCGACGGTCTGCGCGACCATGCCGCGACGACGTTCGGCTTCCTGCTCGTTCGCGTTGTCGGGCCGCATCTTTCCTGGGGACACGGCGTTGACGGTAATGCCGTCGTCCGCGCACGCCGCCGCCAGCGCCTTCGTCATCCCAACCAGGCCGTGCTTGGCCGCGGAGACGTGAACACGGCCTGGGTCGCCACGCAGCGCGTTACCACCGATCATCGTGACGATCCTCCCGCTGTCCGTGGCGCGCAGCCTGGGCAGGGCCGTAAGAGCGCAGTGCATTGCACCGTCCAGCGTCACCGAACGCACAGCCTGCCAGTCCTCGATCATCAACTCCGACAACGGCACCCGGGTACGCAAGGCGGCGTTGTTGACCAAGACCCGTAGAGGGCCGAGCCGGTCGACGGCCTCGAACAACCGCCCAACCTCGTCCGGATCGGCGACGTCGGCGAGCGCAGCGGTCGCCGACACACCGAGGGCCCGGGCCTCCGCTGCCGTCCTCTCGGCGCCCTCGGCATCAGTCTTTGCGTTGACGACGACATCGTAGCCGGAGCGCGCCAGCGCCAGCACCAATGATCGGCCGAGGTTACGGGCCCCGCCTGTCACCACCGCGACGCCGCTCAGGACGGCCTCCTTGTGAGCCGCACGATCCCAGCGAAGTCGTCCGCATGCTCGGCTGCCCAGCACGCGGCGGCCAACACACCAGCTGCCTCCGCGCCGAGGCGCGGCGCCACGTTGTCGGTGAACTTCTCGGTCAGCTCATCGTCTGAGAGCGGGTTGTCCGGGGTGCCCTTGTTGTCGTCGATGCGGCACGTCACCGATGTGCCGTCCGCCAACTCCACGGTCACCTCGGCCGCACGCTTGCCGATCGCGGTGTCGGACAACACGTCGATGAGCGCACGAGCGGCGGCGACCTCAGGATCCCGCGCGGCCGAGTCGGTAAAATGCTCGGGCTGCGGACGACGAGCCAGAAGCGCCACCGCGACCGCATGCGTCAAGCTGAACTTGGCCTCAAGCCCGCTGCGCGGATCCACCTTACCCGTGACCGTCGCCGCCTTCGAGTTCACGCTCGCACGAACACGTTTGACGTCGGCTACGACAAAACCGTGCTGCGCTCGCAGCTGAAGTACGGCGTCGATCGCCGGATGTGTGAGCGATCCGTTCGGGTAGGCCTTGTAACCGTTGGCCAGTAGGTGCCACCGCGAGCCGAGCTCCTCGAGCAGCTTCGCCGGTGCCGGATCGGCGGACATCACGGCGAGGATGCCACGTGGGCCCTCGATGATGTCGGACGACGAGGTGATGCCCTCCTGTGCCATGACCGCCGACAGCAGACCGTCCATCGCCGCCTTACCGGCGTGCAGGGGCTTGCCGTCGGTACCGTACACCGACTTCAGACCTGCGGCCTGGGTGCCCGCGCTACCCAACGCCATGGTCAGCAAGTGCGGGGTGAGATTCAGCGCCCGGCCCGCCGCAGCAGCGGCGCCGACATGTCCCGCCGTTCCCGTTACATGCCAACCTATTTCGTAGTGCGTATCCCCCGCCGCGCGACCCAGCCGGCACGCCACCTCGAAACCCGCGGCGAATGCCGTCAACGCCTCCCGCCCCGTAACCGTCTGATTCTCGGCGAGCGCGAAGATCACCGGCCACACCGGGGCACCGCCATGGACGGTGGTGTCGCCGGGGTTGAAGGTGTCGTCGTAATCGAAGAGGTGCGCTGCGAAGCCGTTGGTCAGTGCCGCATACGGCATGGACGTGGTCTCTCGGCGACCCATCAGGGTGTACGAGCCGAAGCCGACCAGCCGTGCCGATACCCGTACCAGGGCGTCGACCGAGGCCTCACCGGACGCGACGACGGCCACCCCGATGTGGTCGATCAGCGCGCGCTTCGCTTCGTGAACCACCGCGTCAGGCAGATCGACGAACTGCAGCTCCGCTGCGTACGCCGCCAACGCCGACGTCAAACCGGACGATCGGGCAGATTCGGTCACTGATCCTTCCTCAGGCCCAGATCCCCGAGCAGGTTGCCGACGATTTCCTTCTGTTGCGCCAGGTAGTCGGTGAATTCTGCGCCCTGCAGGTTCTGCGTCACCAGGCCGTCATTGGTGGCGAGGGTCTTCCAGCCTTCGGTCTCCACCATCTTCGACAGGTCGTCCCGGTATCCCTGGACGGCAGCCTCGGGCATGTCGGGGGCGCCCATGATGGCGCGGAACTGGACCGGTACCTGTGAGGAGTCGATGCCCTGCTCCTCGATGGTCGACACCTCGGGGAAAATGTCTAGCCGCTTGTTGCCGACCACTCCGATCACCGAGAGCTGTTCCGCCCGAACCTGTTCGGCGACGTCGGAGGCGCTGCCCAGCATGATGTCGGCGTCGCCACGCAGCAGCGCGGTGATGCGAGAACCGGTGTCTTCGAACGACAGGAACTTCCATCTGGCGTCCACGGTGTCCTGCAGCACCGACCGGGTAAGAGCATCGTTGGCGGTACTGGAGCCGCCCGCCTGCACCAGCGTGTCGGGCGCGCTCTTGGCTGCGTCGACGAAATCGGCGAAGGAGCCGAAGTCACCGCCGGCTTTGGTCACCACGACCTGCGGTTCGGTGGCCACCAGCGCGATGGGGGTGAGCCGGTCCAGGTTGACCGGGCTGTTGGCGATGGTCATCGGGGTGGCCAGCCACGTTGGTGTCACCTGGGCGAGCAGACCCGCGTTCCCCGGCCGATCGATGAGAAACGACATCGCGCCGATCCCGTCGCCGGCAGGAACGTTGCGCACCGGCCACTGGGTATCGATGATCTTGTTGTCGTACATCACCTTGACCATCTGGCGGGTGAACACGTCGGAGCCGCCGCCGACGCCGGTGTGCGTGACCACCTCCACCTTCTCTGACCGGCCCCCCTCGGCCTGCTGAGAACTACCACCGCAGGCAGCCAGTGCGAGGACCGACAGCGCAGTTCCCGTGACGGTGAGGAATCTTCTGACACGAACCATGACATCCACCTTGCAAATCGTTGTTGAGAGTTGTTGAAAATCAGGCATCGCTTTCCACCATCTGTTCGCGAACCTTGCGGGTCCGGCGGCCGAAGGTGAGCACCACCAGCAGCACGACCGACAGGCCGATGAGTACTGCGGAGATGGGGCGCTCCAGGTAGATCATCGGGCTGTTGTCGCTCAGCAGCAGCGCCTGGCGAATGGAATTCTCCGCGATCGGGCCGAGCACGAAGGCGAGAACCAGTGGGGCAGGCGGTATATCGAGCTTGCGCATGGCGTACCCCAGGAGCCCGAAGATCACCAGCAACCAGACGTCGAACACCGAGAAGTTGACGCTGAACACGCCGATGACCGAGATCAGCAGGATGCCCGGGTAGAGCACCTTGTACGGGGTGTTCAACAGCTTCGCGAAGAACGGCACCATCGGCAGGTTCATGATCACCAGGACCACGTTGCCCAGGTACATGCTGGCGATGATCGGCCACACCACGTCGGAATGCTCGTGGAACAGCAGCGGCCCCGGATTGAGTCCGTAGAGCACCAGCGCACCCAGGAGCACCGCGCCAGTGCCGGATCCGGGAATGCCCATGGTCAGCAGCGGCACCATCGCACCACCGGTCTCGGAGTTATTGGCCGCTTCCGGAGCCGCGACGCCCTCGATGGCGCCCTTGCCGAACTCCTCCGGATGCTTCGACGTCCGCTTGGCGACGATGTAGGACACGAACGAGGCGACCGTCGAGCCTGCGCCGGGCAGGATTCCGATGATGAAGCCGAGAACGCCGCCCTGGACCATCGCCGGCGTCGACCGCTTGATGTCCTTGCCCGACGGCAGCATCTCGCGGAACTTCTTGGGAACGGCGAACAGCGGCTTCTGTGTCTTCTGTTCGATGTTGACCAGCACCTCACCGATGGCGAAGATGCCGATCGACAGCGCGATGAACTCGATCCCGCCGGCCAGTTCGATCTCACCTCCGGTGAAGCGTTGTTCGCCGGAGAACAGGTCGGTACCAATCGTGGCCAGAAACAGCCCGATGAACATCGAGATGAAGCCCTTGATCAACGAATCCCCGGCCAGCATTATCACCAGCAGCAGCGCGAAGATCATCAATGCCGAGTACTCCGGCGGACCGAAGTTGACCGCGACATCGGCCGCCAGGGGCGCCAGGAACGTCAGCCCGATCACGCCGATGGTGCCTGCGACGAACGAGGCGATCGCCGCGATACCCAACGCTTGTCCGGCCCGCCCCTTCTTGGCCATCTGGTAGCCGTCCAAACACGTTACGACAGAAGAGGACTCGCCGGGGATGTTCATCAGGATCGAGGTGGTCGAACCGCCGTACTTGGCGCCGTAGTAGATGCCGGCCATCATGATCAGGCCGGTGGCCGGGTCGAAACCGGTGGCCAGCGGCAACAGGATCGAGATCGTCGCCGGCGGCCCGAGGCCGGGCAAGATACCCACCAGCGTGCCCAACAGGCAGCCCACGACCAGCCACATCAAGTTCGTCGGCGTCAGCGCGGCCGCGAACCCCGACAACAGACCGTTCAACGCGTCCATCAACTACCTCCGATCACAGTCGCCCGAGCAAAGCTCTCAAATGCGTTCATTGCCAGATGGTTCCAATCGGGAGGTCGACCTCGAGCAGGACTGCGAACAGCAGGTAGAACACCGGCGGCAACAGCAGCAGTGCGATGACCTGCGGGATCGCGCGCATCCGTTCGACGAGGAGGATGATCGCCAAGATCAGCACCTCGCCCGCCAACAGGAAGCCTGCGGGTTCGAGCAGCGCTGTGCAGACCGCCAGCGCCAGCCACACCATGAGCGCCCGGCTGATCTCAGCCCGGCCGAACGAGAGCGTCGGCGCCTCGGCACTACGCGCGCGCGGTCCGAACGCCGAGACCACGGACAGCAGCAGCCCGAGCGCAACCAGGCAGGTCGTCAACAGCACCGGCAGCAACCCCGGTCCTGGCTCACCGTTCTCGCCGCTGAACGGCAGCTCGGTCACGCTGCGGTACAGCAGCCACGCACCCAACGCCGCCACGACCGCGCCGAGCACCACGTGCACCCGTCGGGTCAGCCCGAGCTCCCCCTCCGTCGCCGGCTCCGATTCGGCAGCGAAGTCAGGGAGCTCCGGCTCACGGGGCTGCTTTCGAGCATCAACTTTCCCGCTCGAGTCATTTACCATGATGCACCTCCTCGGATCGCGTTCCTCCGTCGAAGGTCGACGGCGTGGCGACGCCCGGCGCCATCAGAGCGAACAGACCTCTGCGCCCCGTCAATCCATCCGCCGAAGAGGTGAAACCGTTGGACACGAGCAACGCAGCCTCCACCGCGTCGGCGGCGGCCTTGGAGACCTGCAGCGTGCCGGTTTCGGTGTCTTCGAGGCTCCGTAGACCCGTCGCCTGCGTGGCGCACAAGCCAAGTAGGTGGCGCAGCTTGACGTGGTCGAAGCCGAACAGTCGGCCGACGGCGGCGCCGGCACCGATCGCGCCGGCGACGCTGCGTCGGCTCCAGCCGTCGGCCGACTCCGCCGAGTCGATCACTGCGGCGATGTTGTCGGCGACCCGGCATCCCACCGCGTAGGCCAGTGAGGTGTCGGTCTCCTGGGTGTGTTCGGCGGCGACGGCGACGGCTTCGCGGACCGCGTCCCACCGCTGCGGGGACTGAGAGTCAGATCGCGGATCGGCAGTCTCGATGAACGCGACGATCTCGTCGATGTAGGTCATATCTGTTCCCTCTCCTGAGCCGGAAGCCCCGCTGTCAGCAACTCGGCGAATTCTGTCGATGTGCCGATCTTCTCGACCGCGCGATGGAGCGTCGCCCCGCTGTCGGCGCCGAGCACCGGCTCGGTGAGGGCGCTGACCTTGGCCAGCAGTTCGTCGTCAGTGAGCGGTCGGGCCAAGCTGCCGCGGGCGTGCGGTACGTGTGCGACTACAGGATCGCGGTCGGACGAGTGCACCGTCACCGTCGCCTCGTCGCGGGCGCAGTGCTCGGCCGGGATCAGTTTCGTGACGGCCCGCAGCCGGGCGGCGTCGTCCGAGGTGGCCCGGGCGTCGCTGAACTGCGTCAGCCCGACGGCGCCGTCGAGCAGCCCGGTGGCGACGCCGTGGCGGGCCGAGAACCGCGCCTGCAGGCCGTCTTTGGGCTGCAAGATGCCCATCAGCTCCGGTACGAGGGCATGGCAGCTGACGTCGATGCCGACGATGGTGTCAGGATCGACCTTGCCGCTGGCCTCGACTGCCGCGTCGATCGCCGGGTGCGCGACGATGCCGCAGGGATACGGTTTGAAGGCGTTCTTCTCGAGCTCCCAGTCGCGGTCCCACGATCCGAATAGATCGGCCTCGTCGACCTCGTCGGCCAGCATCCGCAGGATGCCATCGTCGCCGAGGGCCTCGAAGGGGGACGTGCCGTCGGCCCCGCGCCGGGCCGCGAGGATTCCGTTCGAGGCGGCCTTACCCGCATGGAACGGCTTGGTCATCGACCCGAATGCCTCGCGGTGACCGAGTGTCATCGCCGAGGCGGCAGCCAGGGCAGCGTCCAACTGGTCGGCGTTGTAGCCAAGGATCACCGCGGCCGCCACGGTCGCGCCGAAGACCCCGCAGGTCCCGGTGATGTGCCAGCCGCGGTCGTAGTGGTTCGGCGAGATGGCGTTGCCGATCCGCAGTTGGGCCTCGCACCCGAGCGCGAATGCGCGCAGGAACACCTCCCCGTCGACCGGTGCATCGTGCAGGGCGACCACTGCGCCGAGGGTGGCGGCGCCGGGGTGGATCACGGTGGCCAGGTGGGTATCGTCGAAATCGTCGTAGTGGCCGGCGGTTCCCGCGAGGAGGGCACCCCAGTGCTGGTCGACGGTTTCCCGGCGGCCCAGGACCGGCACCGATCCGGTGATCTCGAGGCCTCGCGCGGTTTCGAGCATCACCTCGACTGCGGGCGACATGGCCGCCCCGATCGTTGTACCGAGCACATTGAACAACGAACGCCGCGCCGCGCGATCGGCACCGTCGGGCAGCGGCCGGGAGGCTGCGTGAGCCAAGTCGTGGCTGAACCGGGATGTGCGCTGAGGCACAGATTTGAGCATGCGATGAACGCTACGAAGGCCGATCAGGGCGAACAACGCCGTGGCCCGACGCGATCATTGCAATTTCTGAAATGATTCCTGGCGCGTGCGCGCCCGCAGTAGTGCAATCTTGCTCAGCAACTGCACGTTGGCGTATTGCACGCCGGCCAGCGGGTACACCAGCAAGATGGTCCGGTCGGGAACCAGCGGGTGGGCAATCGGCAGTCGCACGACACGGGCGTGCTGGTGGTCGGTCATCCCTTGCGGCACCAGTGAGACGCCGATCCCCGCGCCGACCATCGATTCGACAACGAACAGGTCGTTGCCCTCCGCGACGATGCGCGGCACGAATCCCGCTCTGGCGCAGGCGCTCACCATCGATGCGCGACTACTCGCGCCGAGCTCCATGGCGACGAACGGGCGGTCGCGCACATCCTCAAGCGATGCGCTTCCGGCCGAAGCCAACGGATCGTCTGCGGGCACGGCCAGCAAAAGCGCCTCGGTGAACAGGGGCTCGACCACGAAGTCGCGCTCGGACGGCGCCACCGAGGTGAAGCCGATGTCCGCCTCACCGCGCAGCAGTGCCGCAATAACGTCGGTCGCCGTCCCCTGCCAGCACCGAAACCGCACTCCCGGGACGGACTCGAGCAGTTCGGCAAGCACGCCGGGCACAAAGCCGAGTCCGAGCGAGTGGGTGTGGGCTATTCGCACCAGACTCGTGTGACCGGCGTCGGCGCGAGTATTCGAAATCGCGTCCTGTCTGCCGCGAAGTACGGCGTGTGCCTCGCGCTCGAACACCCGCCCCGCTGGGAGCATGCGCACCCGCCGACCCGACTGTTCGACCAGCGACACACCGAGCTTGCGTTCCAGCGATCGGACCGCACGCTGCACGGTGGCGACGCTGACTCCGAGGTCGGTCGCCGCGTGACCGAAGTGCTCGGTGCGTGCGAACACCACGAACGTCTCGAGATCGACGAACGTGACGTCTTTGGCTCCCTCCTGCGTCATCGCGAGATCACGGCGGCGTCTGCGTCTCCTTTCACGGCGGAAAGAATGCACCCTACGCCACCGAGAGTCCCGGCCGGTGCCCGACGAGGACGAGTGCGCCCAACACCAAGTTCGGGCTGGACGGCGGGGCGTCGGCGCTGATCGCCGCCGTGGGCCGTATCCGCGCGATGCGGATGGCGCTGCTGGCCGAACGGATCCCGGCCGACGAGGCGTACGGGTGGGGCCTGGTCAGCGCGGTGTACCCGGCCGCCGACTTCGACGCCGAGGTCGACAAGGTGGTCAACACGCTGGTGTCTGGACCCGCGAGGGCACCAAGGCCTTCCAGCAACGACGGGCCGCGAACTTCACCGACTCCTGACGCGGCACCCGCCGATTGTGGGCTCTGTGTACGGAACTGACCGAATCGCGTACATATCCCCCACAACTCGGCGCCGCACGGAAAATCATTCGACGTGAACCGGGCGCGTCGGCGACCATCGACCGGTGAGCGCGCAGTACCAGATCGAGCAGCCGGTGGCCCCCGCCGGCTGGCGCGTGCTCGCGCCATTTCGATCCCGTGAATACCGGCTGCTGATCGCGGCGGTCTCGCTGTCGATCTTTGCCGAGGGCATGTGGGCGGTGGTGATGGCCCTGCAGGTCATCGAGCTGTCCGGCGACCCGGTGGCGCTGTCGCTGGTGGCCGGGTGCATGGGCGCGGGCCTGGTGTCCTTCGTGCTGGTCGGTGGTCTGGCCGCCGACCGGCTCCCCCAGCGCGGCATCATCATCGCCGTCGAGATCGTCAACACGGTCGCGGTGTCCGCCGTCGCGGTGCTCGGCCTCGTCGGTGCACTGCGCATCTGGCATATGGCGGTGGCGGCAGCGGTGCTGGGTATCGCGGCCGCGTTCTTCTTCCCGGCCTACAGCGCGCTGCTGCCCAGGATCCTGCCCGCCGACCAGCTGCTGGCCGCCAACGGCGTGGAAGGTGTGGTGCGCCCGGTGTTCCAGCGCGCCGCCGGCCCGGCGGTGGCCGGCCTGGTGGTCGGGGCGACGATACCCTCGGCAGGCGCGGTCGTGGTGGCCGCGTTGTTCGCGGTCGGCCTGATCCTGCTGGTGGCCACCCGCCCGCAGCTGACCGGCGCTGCGGCACAGCCTGTTTCGCAGACGAAGCTGCTGCAGGATCTGCGCGAGGGCTGGGCGTTCGTGGTCCGCACCCCGTGGCTGTCGTGGACGCTGCTGTTCGCGAGCATGTTCGTGCTCGTGGTGCTCGGGCCGATCGAGGTCCTGTTGCCGTTCATCGTCGCCGACAGGTTCACCCACGGCGCACAGACCTACGGGTTCATCCTGGCGTTCTTCGGGATGGGCAGTGCCGCAGGCGCGTTGGCGGTGTCCTCACGGCGGCTGCCGCGCCGGTACCTCACCGTGATGATGACGATGTGGGGCCTGGGCTCGGCTCCGCTGGTGATCGTCGGCGTGACGTCGTCGTTTCCGCTGATGGCCGCGGCGACGTTCGTCGTCGGGCTCACCGACGGCGCCGGCATGGTCATCTGGGGCACGCTGCTGCAGCGCCGCGTGCCCACCGCGATGCTGGGCCGGGTGTCCAGCCTGGACTTCTTCGTGTCGCTGGCGTTCATGCCGGTGTCGTTCGCGATCGCAGGCCCGTTGTCGAAAGTCGTGCCGATGGAGGCGATCTTCCTGGCCGCGGGCCTGCTGCCGGTGTTGCTGGCCGCCGTGGCGGTGACGGCCGCCCGGATGCGTCGCGACGAACTGGCCCACCCGCTCGATTAGGGCGCCGCGGTCAGCACCCGCGGGCCGTGGTCGGTGACGGCGATGGTGTGCTCGGTGTGCGCGGTGCGGGAGCCGTCCGCCGAGCGCAGCGTCCAGCCGTCCGGGTCGACGACCAGGCGGCGCGTGCCCCGCGCCCACCACGGTTCCAGGGCCAGCGTCAGGCCCGGCCGCAGCGCCAAGCCGCGCCCCCGCTTGCCGCGGTTGGGGACGTGCGGATCCTCGTGCATGGTGCGGCCGAGGCCGTGGCCGCCGAAATCGGTGTTGACGCCGTAACCTTCGGCGGCCGCGACCTCTCCGATGGCCGCCGAGATGTCACCGAGATGCCCGCCGGGGACCGCGGCCGCGATCCCCGCGTCCAGCGCCCGGCGGGTGGACTCGACCAGCGCGACGTCGCCCGGGTCGGCGGGGTCTCCGACGATCACCGTCACCGCGGCGTCGGCCACCCACCCGTCGATCGACACCGCGAAGTCCATGGTGAGCAGGTCACCGTCACGCAACTCGTAGTCGTGCGGAAGGCCGTGCAGCACAGCGTCGTTGACCGACAGGCAGATGACATTGCGGAACGGGCCCCTGCCGAACGACGGCGCATAGTCCCAGTAGCACGAGACGGCACCGCGCTCGTCGACCAGCGCCCTGGCCCGGTGCTCCAGTTGCATCAGGTTGACGCCGGGTTCGGCGTCGCGGCTCAGCGTCGCGAGCGTGCGGCCGACGAATTCGCCGGTGACCGCCATCTTGTCGATTTCTCCGGCGGTCTTGAGTTCGATCATGGGCACAGCTTCCGTCTCGGCGGTATTTTTATACCGCCACCGTACCAGCATCGGTATTTCTATACCGCTATGCTGTGCGGCATGGTCCGTGTGCCGCTCAGCCCCGAACAGATCCGAGCCGGTCAGCGCCTCGGCGCGCTGATGAGGACGGCGCGCGCCGGTCGCTCCCCCGAGGACGTCGCGCGGGACGCGGGAATCTCACCGGAGACGCTACGCAAGATCGAGGTGGGCCGGATGCCCAGCCCGAGCTTCGGCACGGTGGTGGGACTGTGCGAGGCGCTCGGCCTGCCGCTGCAGCGGGCGGTCGAGGTGTGGCGCGCCGATGCGCGGGACGACGACGAACAGGTCGCGATCTGAGCTAGACGCCGAACATCGGCGGCAGTGCCAGCACCATCACCAGACCCCAGAAGAAGTGGGTCAGCATCGGCGCGAGCACTCCCCCGGTGGCGCGCCGCAGCAGTGCGCAGATGGTGCCCAGGATGATCGCGGCGAACCCGAGCATCGGGTTGCCGGTGGTCGCCGCCGTCGCGATGACGTACAGCGCGGTCGACACGATCACCGGGTGGTACTTGAGCAGCGCGGTGTAGAGCGCGCCGCGGAAGAACATCTCCTCGGCCACGCCGTTGATCACCGTGATGAACACGATCAGGTACAGCGGGCCTGCGTTGGAGTACTGCAGCACCTCGCGGACGTAGTCGTTGACGCCGGGGATCTCGCGCACCACCAGCGCGCCGACGACGAAGACCGCACCGAGCAGCAGCCCGACCACGGTCCCGGTGAGCACCGGCCGCTGGTTGCGCCCGCGGACACAGATGTGCCCCATGTGCAGCGGGCCCGACGCGAAGGCGCCGGCCGCCCACACCCCGGCGAGGGCGAGCGTGAGCCAGATGAAGGTCTCGTCGCCGGGCGGGCGGCTCAACGAGTAACCCAGTAGCGCGGCGCCGATGAGCAGGAAGCCACCCACCACGAACTTGCGCCGCCCGATCACGCCCGGCGGCTCGTTGTACGGCGGCGCCTTCGTACTCGCGATCTTGCGCAGCTCGCCCGCCCAGCTCACCGGGGCGCTCACGCGGGAATCACCTTGGGCACCAGTCCGAGCATCGTGTCCAACCCGGTCCGCACCGCCGCGGCCACCGGACCGGGGACGAAGCCGAGCAGGCCGAGGAACGGCCGCACGACCGGCGGTGTGACCGCGGCGGCGAGCTGGCGCAGCCGCAGGGTGTCGCCGCCGGCCCAGTCGGGATCGGTGTCGGCGAGGTGGTGCGGGTCGGGCAGTTCGTCGACCGGCCTTCGCGGTGGACTGGCCACGGAGCGCTGGACTGCCTCCTCGACGCCGACCAGCCCGTCGGCCGGTTCGGGCACCCGGTCGCGCAGACTGCGCGCCGACGCCATCATCGGAAAGTCCAGTGATTCGACGAGATCGGCGGCCAGCCCGCCCGGCACCGGCAGCACCACCCCGGTCAGCTTCGACACCAGCGAGGTGTCGACGCCGTACACGGCGACCGGCGCGCGCCAGATGCCCGCGGCCCGGGCGTAGGTGCGCAGCAGGTCGCCGTAGGTGGTGGTCTCCGGCCCGGCGATGTCGTAGGCGCCGGCGGGCACGGTGTCGGAGTCTGCCGCGGCGACCAGGTAGTGCAGTGCGTCGCTGATCGAGATCGGGTCGATGGGGTTGGCCGACCATTCCGGCATCGGCAGCACCAGGAACCGGTCGCCGACGTAGCGCAGCATCTCGAACGACGTGGACCCGGCGCCGATGATGATCGCCGCGCCCAGCCACACCACGTCCGGTCCGCCGTCGATGGTCAGTGCCGCGGCCACCTCGGCGCGGCTGGCCAGATGCTCGGACAGCACATCGCCGTCGGGCACGAACCCGCCGAGATAGACGATGCGGCGCACCCCCGCCGCTTTG contains:
- the tet(V) gene encoding tetracycline efflux MFS transporter Tet(V), yielding MEQPVAPAGWRVLAPFRSREYRLLIAAVSLSIFAEGMWAVVMALQVIELSGDPVALSLVAGCMGAGLVSFVLVGGLAADRLPQRGIIIAVEIVNTVAVSAVAVLGLVGALRIWHMAVAAAVLGIAAAFFFPAYSALLPRILPADQLLAANGVEGVVRPVFQRAAGPAVAGLVVGATIPSAGAVVVAALFAVGLILLVATRPQLTGAAAQPVSQTKLLQDLREGWAFVVRTPWLSWTLLFASMFVLVVLGPIEVLLPFIVADRFTHGAQTYGFILAFFGMGSAAGALAVSSRRLPRRYLTVMMTMWGLGSAPLVIVGVTSSFPLMAAATFVVGLTDGAGMVIWGTLLQRRVPTAMLGRVSSLDFFVSLAFMPVSFAIAGPLSKVVPMEAIFLAAGLLPVLLAAVAVTAARMRRDELAHPLD
- the map gene encoding type I methionyl aminopeptidase, with the translated sequence MIELKTAGEIDKMAVTGEFVGRTLATLSRDAEPGVNLMQLEHRARALVDERGAVSCYWDYAPSFGRGPFRNVICLSVNDAVLHGLPHDYELRDGDLLTMDFAVSIDGWVADAAVTVIVGDPADPGDVALVESTRRALDAGIAAAVPGGHLGDISAAIGEVAAAEGYGVNTDFGGHGLGRTMHEDPHVPNRGKRGRGLALRPGLTLALEPWWARGTRRLVVDPDGWTLRSADGSRTAHTEHTIAVTDHGPRVLTAAP
- a CDS encoding helix-turn-helix transcriptional regulator, which encodes MVRVPLSPEQIRAGQRLGALMRTARAGRSPEDVARDAGISPETLRKIEVGRMPSPSFGTVVGLCEALGLPLQRAVEVWRADARDDDEQVAI
- a CDS encoding type II CAAX endopeptidase family protein, encoding MSAPVSWAGELRKIASTKAPPYNEPPGVIGRRKFVVGGFLLIGAALLGYSLSRPPGDETFIWLTLALAGVWAAGAFASGPLHMGHICVRGRNQRPVLTGTVVGLLLGAVFVVGALVVREIPGVNDYVREVLQYSNAGPLYLIVFITVINGVAEEMFFRGALYTALLKYHPVIVSTALYVIATAATTGNPMLGFAAIILGTICALLRRATGGVLAPMLTHFFWGLVMVLALPPMFGV
- a CDS encoding NAD(P)H-binding protein, which produces MNSVRTLVTGATGYIGSRLVAALLDEGHQVVAASRNRDRLADFGWYEDVSTVTLDAHDEVSVGQAFTDAGPVDVLYYLVHGIGQPGFREADNRAAANVAVAAKAAGVRRIVYLGGFVPDGDVLSEHLASRAEVAAALTIDGGPDVVWLGAAIIIGAGSTSFEMLRYVGDRFLVLPMPEWSANPIDPISISDALHYLVAAADSDTVPAGAYDIAGPETTTYGDLLRTYARAAGIWRAPVAVYGVDTSLVSKLTGVVLPVPGGLAADLVESLDFPMMASARSLRDRVPEPADGLVGVEEAVQRSVASPPRRPVDELPDPHHLADTDPDWAGGDTLRLRQLAAAVTPPVVRPFLGLLGFVPGPVAAAVRTGLDTMLGLVPKVIPA